The Metabacillus schmidteae nucleotide sequence AGTCATGTATGATGGAGCGAGATTAGAAGATAAAAATGGCTGTGTCATCATAGATCCAGTGGACGGAATATTAACTGGAGTAGATCCTGATGAGATTGGTGATTTAGTTGATACGTATGATAATGGATCAAGGGGCTTTAATTATCGAACTGAACGATTGATTAATCGTCTCCGTAAACATCCTGTATTAAAAGATTTATTTAGTTCAAATGTTCATGGTGATCCGTCTACACCTGTTTTTGAAGCATATACTGGGGATCCAGTAACTATTAGACTAGTTAATCCATCAGAGCGTAGACGTGCACATACCTTCCATTTGCATGGACATTATTGGCATACAGACGATCGAGATATTTTTTCACAAGTAAAGTCAATTGAAGACCATATTGTAATCGGGCATGCTCGGGATTTAGCATTACATTATGGGGCTGGTGGCTTTTTAAGTAACCCTGGGGACTATATGTATCGTTCCGGTAACATTCGTTGGGACATTGAACAAGGAATGTGGGGTATTTTCCGAGTACATGAAAAGAAACAAAAAAACCTGGCTGCTTTAAAGCGAAACAAAAAATAATGCATATTTTGCATATATTTTTAGAAGAGAGTGTGGCTTTATGAGGAAAGCTAAAGTTTTGATTTTTCTTTTCATCAGCTTAGTTGGCTTTATTTTAGTTTATTGGTTTTGGCCAAAGGATGATCAATTGCCAGTTATGGATAAAATTAAAGGATTTCAAATGGAAGAAGTACATGGAGGGATTTATGAATTAGATAATGAAAAGGTAAAGCTGGTAGCTTTCTTTTATACAAATTGCCCTGATATTTGCCCAATGACAATGGTTGATTTTAAGGATCTTCAAGCAGAGCTTAAAAGTAAAGGGTTATTTTCAGAGGATGTTGAACTTGTTGCAATAACAATTGATCCTGAACATGACAGTCCTTCTGTTATAAAACAATATGCGAGTGCTTTTCATGCCGATCCTTCAGGTTGGAAGTGGTTAAGAGGCACTTCTGAGCAAACAAAGAAAATCGCCACGGATTTACAAATGCAGTATCAAAAATTAGATGGTGATTTCTTTTCACACACAATTACCATGTACTTAATAGATTCTGAAAACCAAATCCGTGCTTTGTATGAGATGGCTAATGGGAAAAAACCTGTTGAAAAGGAAAGAATACTACAGGATATTATTGAACTGGTCAATAATGAGTAAAACGAATTTCATTTCCATAAAAACATTACTGTCAAATGGCAGTAATGTTTTTTTATACACCCAATTGTATCTTGATAAATATCATATATATACAAGTTTTCATAGAATACTTCTAAGACACGAAAATTGGAGTGTAGTACATGATAAAAATTGTCTATAATGCTAATGAAAAAATAAATACACGTTTTAACAAGGATAAAGAAGGCAAATTAGAGCTTCCTAAAATACAATTATCAAAATCATTTCTTAGGAAGCATCAAATAAATACAAAGCATGTGTTTATCAAATTCGGGAATTGGTCTCAACGCTTTATGATAATGACGAATAATCATCTGTCTTTGAATGAAATCGGATTATCTAAAAATCTTCTTCCTTATAAAATCCCAGAGAGTATGCATTTAAACATAAAGGTGAATATGAATGTTATTCATATTGGACCATACATTGCATGTATCGTGAAAGATAAATTTCAACAAATAACGAAGAATACGTTAGAAATTTATAAAAATCGATTTAAATTGGATGAAGATTACGGCAGATTTATTCTTATTTGTTCGAGTGACAGTATTGATATCAATAATCAACTCATTAAAGGTTATTATTATGGAACGAATAAAATCAAAAATAGTTGGATTATTGATGAATTTCCTTATCCAGACTCATTTTTTAAAAAGATCCGGATTCCGCAAGAAAAAGAGATTTCATTAAAAGATGCTACTGGAAATAAACTTTTTAATACAAATTTTTTTAATAAATTTGAATTATGGGAAGCCTGTTTAGATGAACAGGTCAATCAGTTTCTCCCGGAAACCAAATTCTATAAATCATTTAATGATTTGGTTCAAATGATTCCAAAATATGAAACCATCTATATGAAGCCAATAAAAGGGTTGAAAGGGATTGGTATCTTTGTATTAAAGAAAGAAAAGGATGGCATTTTACTACTAAATAATAATAAAGAAAAGAAAATGTTCCATTCAATTCATAAATTAGGCCAGTATTTAGATCAGATTCTTCTAAATAAAGCCTATATTATTCAACAAGGTGTTCCAACAGTCTATAAAAACAAACAATTTGATTTTCGTTTATATTTTCAAAAGAACACCCAACTTGAATGGGTATGTCAAGGGATAATTGGTAGAGTTGCTCAAGAGGACAGTATAGTTACAAACTTACAACATCTTGCCCATATTACAAGTGGCGAAAAAACAATAAAAATTGTCTATAAAATGAGAGATTCAGAAGCAAAAAAAGTAATGAAAGATGCCGTTACAGCATGCATGAAAGTATGTGAAACAATAGATAAAAGATTAGGTCACTTTGGAGATGTTGCAATTGATGTTATTATTGATCATCATTTTAAACCATGGATTTTGGAAGTGAATAACCTTTATGGGAAAAAGAGTTTGCACCTTCTTCAGGAAAATGAATTATTAAATACGATTCACATAACACCTATTGAGTATGCATCAGTTTTGGCAGGTTTTAAATAATAGATTTATAGTAACTTCTAGTAACTGGTTAGTTTTTACCTAGTATCCCAAAAACTAGACTCGCATTTTATCTTTTTTCCGTGTAAAATTCTATTCAGTATGGATAAAGATTGTTTTCTTGTACTATAAACGATATACTTTTAAGTTGTATATTTAAATAATAATGAACATGTTTTGGATCTGTAAAAAATCGAATATCTATATATTGAATATGGATAAAGATTGTTTGAAAGGAGATAAACACAATGAACGAACAACAACGTAAGGAAAGCACTCAAGTAACTCCTTCGGACAAAAAATCCGATAAGGACTACAGCCAGTATTTCCAAACAGTATATATGCCACCTTCTTTAAAAGATGCGAAGAAACGTGGGAAAGAAGAAGTAAAGTATGATGGCTTCTCTATTCCTGAAGAGTTCAAAGGAATGGGACAAGGTCGCAAGTTCTATATTCGGACATATGGCTGTCAAATGAATGAGCATGATACAGAGGTAATGGCTGGAATCTTTATGGCTCTAGGCTACGAGCCAACTGATGGTGTCGAAGATGCAAATGTTATTTTGCTTAATACATGTGCCATTCGCGAAAACGCAGAAAACAAGGTATTTGGTGAGTTAGGCCATTTTAAAACATTGAAAAAGCAGAGACCCGATCTATTATTAGGTGTTTGTGGTTGTATGTCACAGGAAGAATCAGTTGTAAACCGTATACTAAAAGTACACCCATTTGTTGATATGATATTTGGGACTCATAATATTCACCGTTTACCTCAGATTTTAAACGAGGCGTATCTTTCAAAAGAAATGGTCGTAGAAGTATGGTCAAAAGAGGGAGATGTTATTGAAAATCTTCCAAAAGTTCGTAAAGGTAATATTAAAGCATGGGTAAATATTATGTACGGATGTGATAAGTTCTGTACGTACTGTATTGTTCCTTATACACGTGGTAAAGAGCGTAGTCGACGTCCTGAAGAAATTATTCAAGAGGTGCGCCATTTAGCAGCACAAGGATACCAGGAAATCACACTTCTTGGCCAAAACGTAAATGCATACGGGAAAGATTTTGAGGACATTGAATATGGATTAGGTGATTTAATGGACGAAATCCATAAAATTGATATTCCTAGAATCCGTTTCACAACAAGTCATCCTCGTGATTTTGATGATCATTTAATTGAAGTGTTGGCAAAGGGTGGAAACCTGTTAGATCATATTCATTTACCTGTTCAGTCAGGTAGCTCCGAAATATTAAAAATTATGGCACGTAAATATTCACGTGAAAGCTACCTGGAGCTGGTACGCAAAATTAAAGAAGCAATGCCAAATGCATCTTTAACAACAGATATTATTGTAGGCTTCCCAAATGAAACAGAAGAACAATTTGAAGAAACACTTTCATTATATCGTGAAGTAGAATTTGATAGTGCTTATACATTCATTTACTCTCCACGTGAAGGTACACCTGCAGCGAAAATGAAAGATAACGTACCGATGGAAGTGAAAAAGGAACGTCTTCAACGTCTTAATGCGGTAGTTAATGAGATTTCTGCTAAGAAATTAAAAGCATATGAAGGCCAAATTGTAAAAGTATTAGTTGAAGGGGAAAGCAAAAACAATCCTGATGTTCTAGCAGGATATACAGAGAAAAGTAAGCTAGTAAATTTTAGAGCACCTAAGTCAGCAATCGGAAAAATTGTAAAAGTGAAAATTACAAAAGCAAAAACTTGGACATTAGACGGAGAAATGGTAGAAGAAGCGGTTGAGGTGAAATGAGATGACAACAACTTATACAAAAGATGATATCGTAGCAAAAGCACGTGAACTTGCCCAAATGATTTCTGAATCTAAAGAAGTGGATTTCTTTAAACGTGCAGAAGCACAACTTAATGAAAATCAAAAAGTACGTGAAATGATTGCAAGTATTAAAAGCTTACAAAAACAAGCAGTAAACTTCCAACACTATGGAAAACATGAAGCGTTAAAGCAAGTTGAAGCTAAGATTGATAATATTCAAGCTGAATTAGACGAGATTCCGATCATTCAAGAATTTAAAGAATCTCAAGTTGAAGTAAATGATTTGCTTCAGTTAGTTTCACATACAATTTCAAATAAAGTGACAAATGAAATTATCACGTCAACTGGCGGAGACTTACTACAAGGGGAAACTGGATCAAAACTAAGAAATTCTCCTGGCAGTAGTTGTTCTTAATTGCACAATATCATATTTAGCTATTACGATGGGATTCGAATTGTATATTCGAATCCTTTTTCCATTTGTAAGTAAAATTAGGCATAAGTTTTATTCATTCCTCATACATTTTTTTGAAAAGCCTTTGTTTTATTAAGGGATTTTCTGTGTCAAATTCAAATAAAAATAGGCCATTATTTTTTTATTATCCATGCACCTTTTTTTATTTTTAGGCACATATTCTATAACCCTAGCATACAATGTACTATACGTTACATGTGTTGGCGTAACATGTCATGCATTCATTTAATTACTTAGCACACCTGGTATTAGCCTAGCATAGGATTAAATGAAGATTTATTGAGGAGGGTATGCTCGAATGTCTGAATACAGAGAAATTATTACGAAAGCTGTTGTTGCAAAAGGACGTAAATTTTCACAATGCACACATACGATTTCACCATCGCAAAAACCAGCGAGCATTTTAGGTGGTTGGATTATTAACCATAATTATGATGCTCAAAAGAATGGCAGAACAGTTGAAGTAGAAGGTACTTATGATATTAACGTATGGTATTCTTACAACGAAAATACAAAAACAGAAGTTGTAACAGAACGCGTTGAATATGTGGATATCATAAAATTGCGATATAAAGATGATAATTTTATTGATGATGAACATGAAGTTATCTGTAAAGCCCTTCAACAACCAAACTGCCTGGAAGTGACAATTTCACCTAATGGGAACAAGATTATCGTTCAAGCAGAACGCGAACACCTTGCTGAAGTTATCGGTGAAACAAAAGTATGTGTTCACGTGAATCCGGAAGGCTGCGAAGATGATGAAGATTGGGAAGAAGAATTAGATGATGAGTTTGAAGATTTGAATCCGGAATTTTTAGTTGGAGATGTTGAAGAATAACTAGGGGGGGAAGCAACCTCCTAGTTTTTTTATATGTATATACATATAAATATAAGACTTATTTACGTAAATTCCCTATTAGCTAATACCACAGTTATTTGTCGATTTATGTTATAATGATCTGTATGAAAAAATGCACGTTAACAGTGGTATTGGAGGTTTAACATGGCTACTTATACGCCGATGATACAGCAATATTTAAAGATTAAGGCAGATTATGAAGATGCCTTTTTATTTTTTCGTTTAGGAGATTTTTACGAAATGTTCTTCCAGGATGCAATTTCTGCATCGCAAGAGCTTGAAATTACATTAACAAGTCGTGACGGTGGGGGAGAAGAGCGAATTCCGATGTGTGGAGTTCCTTACCATTCTGCACCGAATTATATAGAACAGCTTATATCAAAAGG carries:
- the miaB gene encoding tRNA (N6-isopentenyl adenosine(37)-C2)-methylthiotransferase MiaB, with the protein product MNEQQRKESTQVTPSDKKSDKDYSQYFQTVYMPPSLKDAKKRGKEEVKYDGFSIPEEFKGMGQGRKFYIRTYGCQMNEHDTEVMAGIFMALGYEPTDGVEDANVILLNTCAIRENAENKVFGELGHFKTLKKQRPDLLLGVCGCMSQEESVVNRILKVHPFVDMIFGTHNIHRLPQILNEAYLSKEMVVEVWSKEGDVIENLPKVRKGNIKAWVNIMYGCDKFCTYCIVPYTRGKERSRRPEEIIQEVRHLAAQGYQEITLLGQNVNAYGKDFEDIEYGLGDLMDEIHKIDIPRIRFTTSHPRDFDDHLIEVLAKGGNLLDHIHLPVQSGSSEILKIMARKYSRESYLELVRKIKEAMPNASLTTDIIVGFPNETEEQFEETLSLYREVEFDSAYTFIYSPREGTPAAKMKDNVPMEVKKERLQRLNAVVNEISAKKLKAYEGQIVKVLVEGESKNNPDVLAGYTEKSKLVNFRAPKSAIGKIVKVKITKAKTWTLDGEMVEEAVEVK
- a CDS encoding SCO family protein, with the protein product MRKAKVLIFLFISLVGFILVYWFWPKDDQLPVMDKIKGFQMEEVHGGIYELDNEKVKLVAFFYTNCPDICPMTMVDFKDLQAELKSKGLFSEDVELVAITIDPEHDSPSVIKQYASAFHADPSGWKWLRGTSEQTKKIATDLQMQYQKLDGDFFSHTITMYLIDSENQIRALYEMANGKKPVEKERILQDIIELVNNE
- a CDS encoding RicAFT regulatory complex protein RicA family protein, with protein sequence MTTTYTKDDIVAKARELAQMISESKEVDFFKRAEAQLNENQKVREMIASIKSLQKQAVNFQHYGKHEALKQVEAKIDNIQAELDEIPIIQEFKESQVEVNDLLQLVSHTISNKVTNEIITSTGGDLLQGETGSKLRNSPGSSCS
- the cotE gene encoding outer spore coat protein CotE — translated: MSEYREIITKAVVAKGRKFSQCTHTISPSQKPASILGGWIINHNYDAQKNGRTVEVEGTYDINVWYSYNENTKTEVVTERVEYVDIIKLRYKDDNFIDDEHEVICKALQQPNCLEVTISPNGNKIIVQAEREHLAEVIGETKVCVHVNPEGCEDDEDWEEELDDEFEDLNPEFLVGDVEE
- a CDS encoding YheC/YheD family endospore coat-associated protein, whose product is MIKIVYNANEKINTRFNKDKEGKLELPKIQLSKSFLRKHQINTKHVFIKFGNWSQRFMIMTNNHLSLNEIGLSKNLLPYKIPESMHLNIKVNMNVIHIGPYIACIVKDKFQQITKNTLEIYKNRFKLDEDYGRFILICSSDSIDINNQLIKGYYYGTNKIKNSWIIDEFPYPDSFFKKIRIPQEKEISLKDATGNKLFNTNFFNKFELWEACLDEQVNQFLPETKFYKSFNDLVQMIPKYETIYMKPIKGLKGIGIFVLKKEKDGILLLNNNKEKKMFHSIHKLGQYLDQILLNKAYIIQQGVPTVYKNKQFDFRLYFQKNTQLEWVCQGIIGRVAQEDSIVTNLQHLAHITSGEKTIKIVYKMRDSEAKKVMKDAVTACMKVCETIDKRLGHFGDVAIDVIIDHHFKPWILEVNNLYGKKSLHLLQENELLNTIHITPIEYASVLAGFK